The Methanotorris formicicus Mc-S-70 DNA window TTTTAAATGCATTGGAAGTTGAAGGACATATTTTTATAAATCATCTAAAAACTGTTTATGCATCTTCAGATAAATTCAAAACCATAAAAATCTTAGAAAAGAACAAAATACTTACTCCAAAAACGGCACTTGTAAGGGATTATGACGATGCCTTGAAGTTTATGGAGAAAAATAACCTTAATTTCCCATTAGTTTTAAAAAATTCATTCTCTAAATGTGGATTAAAAACCTACTTAGTAAAAAACCACGAAGAATTAAAAAAACTTACAAAAAATGCAATTTGGGAAGGCAAACTTATTCAAGAATTTATAGATTTTAAGGAAAATGGGGTTTATAAGGATATTAGGGTTTTGGTTGTTGATGGTGAGGTTGTTGGGGGGTATAGGAGGGTAAGTAGTGATTTTAGAACAAATCTTCATTTAAACCAAGGGTACGTTGAGAAACTGCAGATAAATGAAGAGATTGGGGAAATTGCCTTAAGATGTGCAGAGGTTATGGAGGGGCATATAATGGGGGTAGATATCCTACCAAAAGATGGGGCGTATTATGTTATTGAAGTCAACTCTGCACCAGGGACAAAGGGGTTTAGGCAAATTGGAATAGATGCAGATGAAAAAATAGCAAAATGCCTAATAAAATATGCAAAGGTATAATTTTGAGGTGGCATTAATGATATTAACAACCATAATCCCTGCTTTTATGTTTGTGATCATATCGATTATTATTGCATATAAAGAAGAACTTAAGTTGGAAAAGAAAATTTTAGTTGTTTGTATATCTGCGTTAATACAACTTTTAATTTTGGGGTTTGTTATCAATATCATTTTTAATCTTGAATTATTTTTCACATTCTTGATGATTTTTGTGATGATAATGATAGCATCATATATGATTAAAAATGAAATTAATATAGGGGAAAGGAACTTTATTTTTTTATCTTCATGTTTTTCATTACTTTTTACATCAACAGTATCGCTTTTAATTTTGATTTATTCTGGTGTTGTTGAGTTAAAACCGCAGTATATAATTCCCCTTATTGGTATGGTTATAGGAAATTCAATGAACTCAATAAATTTATGCTTAGATAGGCTTTTAAATGATTTAAAATCAAATAAGGATATTTTATGGGGTTATTTAGCATTGGGAGCAAACGACTACCAGGCAATGAAGCCATTTATAAGGGAAGCCATAAGGTCTGCACTAATTCCCCAAATGAATAGAACCAAGACGGTTGGTATTATTTTTATTCCAGGTGCAATGGTTGGGATGCTTTTAAGTGGGGCAAATCCCATACGTGCTGCAGAGATACAGATTGTTATTATGTGGATGGTTTTATCAGGAGCGTTGATATCCACATTAATTGCATGCCATTTGGTATACAAAAAGTTCATGAAGTGTGTATAGGTGGAAATATGCTTAGGGGAAAAGATGCTACACTGGCAGCAATACTAAAGGTTATTATGGAGGATATGCCAGAAACACAGGATGAAATAGCAAACATCTTAGGCGTTAGTAGGAGATATGTGGCAAAGTTGCTAAAGCCATTAATTGAGGAAGGTGTTGTAAAACATCCCTATGTAGTAGATTTAGAAAAGTTATCTAAGTTGGATATAAAATTTGACACAGACATAATATTAAAAGAAATCTTAAATACCTTTGAGAGGATGGGAAATAACGTCCTTTC harbors:
- the cofF gene encoding coenzyme gamma-F420-2:alpha-L-glutamate ligase, which codes for MVKITIISAEGGSTIRALKNAVEILGEKCEIFFLSDNNFLLDGRFNLDSDLIHTRCGIGDYLDRLTLYSWQFLNALEVEGHIFINHLKTVYASSDKFKTIKILEKNKILTPKTALVRDYDDALKFMEKNNLNFPLVLKNSFSKCGLKTYLVKNHEELKKLTKNAIWEGKLIQEFIDFKENGVYKDIRVLVVDGEVVGGYRRVSSDFRTNLHLNQGYVEKLQINEEIGEIALRCAEVMEGHIMGVDILPKDGAYYVIEVNSAPGTKGFRQIGIDADEKIAKCLIKYAKV
- a CDS encoding ABC transporter permease, producing the protein MILTTIIPAFMFVIISIIIAYKEELKLEKKILVVCISALIQLLILGFVINIIFNLELFFTFLMIFVMIMIASYMIKNEINIGERNFIFLSSCFSLLFTSTVSLLILIYSGVVELKPQYIIPLIGMVIGNSMNSINLCLDRLLNDLKSNKDILWGYLALGANDYQAMKPFIREAIRSALIPQMNRTKTVGIIFIPGAMVGMLLSGANPIRAAEIQIVIMWMVLSGALISTLIACHLVYKKFMKCV